The Shewanella zhangzhouensis genome has a window encoding:
- the moaA gene encoding GTP 3',8-cyclase MoaA, producing the protein MSQLQDSFGRKFHYLRMSVTDVCNFKCSYCLPDGYHPDGRPSFLTLSEIENLIAAFAKAGTRKVRITGGEPTLRKDFTDIIRVIADNQAINTLATTTNGYRLEQHAKEWFDAGLRRINVSVDSLDPRMFYQITGENKFDTVMRGIDAALNAGFERVKINAVLLKGLNDKDLPRFLHWIKNTPIDLRFIELMETGLGRDYFQAHHLPGSQIKQQLLADGWQLDERGAEDGPAQNFSHSDYRGRIGLIMPYENNFCASCNRLRVSAKGKLHLCLFTEQGLDLRDLLQSPEQQPALLARLEDQLRLKKETHFLHQGITGVTQHLASIGG; encoded by the coding sequence ATGTCTCAACTTCAAGACAGCTTTGGTCGTAAGTTTCACTATTTGCGGATGTCGGTTACCGACGTTTGCAACTTCAAATGCAGCTATTGTCTGCCCGACGGCTACCACCCAGATGGTAGGCCGAGTTTTCTGACCCTCAGTGAAATCGAAAATCTGATTGCCGCCTTTGCCAAGGCCGGTACCCGCAAGGTGCGTATCACCGGCGGAGAGCCGACCCTGCGCAAAGACTTTACCGATATCATCCGGGTCATCGCAGACAACCAGGCCATCAATACCCTGGCCACCACCACCAACGGTTACCGCCTGGAGCAACATGCCAAAGAGTGGTTTGATGCGGGATTACGCCGTATCAATGTGTCGGTGGACAGTCTCGACCCCAGAATGTTTTACCAAATTACCGGTGAAAACAAATTCGATACCGTGATGAGGGGCATAGATGCCGCCCTGAATGCTGGCTTCGAGCGGGTAAAGATCAACGCCGTGCTGCTTAAGGGCCTCAACGATAAAGACTTGCCACGCTTCCTGCACTGGATCAAAAACACCCCCATCGATTTGCGTTTTATCGAGCTGATGGAAACCGGCCTTGGTCGCGACTATTTCCAGGCACACCATCTGCCCGGCAGCCAAATCAAGCAACAGCTGCTTGCCGATGGCTGGCAGCTGGACGAACGCGGCGCCGAAGATGGTCCAGCACAAAACTTCAGCCACAGCGACTATCGGGGCCGCATCGGGCTTATCATGCCCTATGAGAATAACTTCTGCGCCAGCTGTAACCGGCTGCGGGTGTCCGCCAAGGGCAAGCTGCATCTGTGTCTCTTCACCGAGCAGGGACTGGATCTTCGGGATCTGTTGCAAAGCCCAGAGCAACAACCGGCGTTGCTGGCGCGGCTCGAAGATCAGCTCAGGCTCAAAAAAGAGACCCACTTCCTGCATCAGGGCATTACCGGCGTGACCCAGCATCTGGCGTCCATTGGCGGCTGA
- the moaB gene encoding molybdenum cofactor biosynthesis protein B: protein MGHCRETEFKPLNIAVLTLSDTRDESNDTSGAFLADAVTGAGHRLVARRIIKDDKYLIRAHISAWIADPEVQVIISTGGTGFSGRDNTPDAVMPLFDKAIEGFGELFRYLSFQELGTSTVQSRALGGVANGTAIFCLPGSTGACRTAWRGILSEQLDARHRPCNFVAHLKPAKELPSS from the coding sequence ATGGGACACTGCCGCGAAACCGAATTCAAACCCCTGAATATTGCTGTGCTGACGCTGTCAGATACCCGGGATGAGTCCAACGATACCTCGGGCGCCTTCCTTGCCGATGCCGTTACCGGGGCGGGTCACAGGCTCGTTGCCCGGCGCATTATCAAGGATGACAAATACCTCATTCGCGCCCACATCTCCGCCTGGATTGCCGACCCTGAGGTGCAGGTAATTATCAGCACCGGCGGTACCGGCTTCTCGGGCCGTGACAATACGCCGGATGCCGTGATGCCTCTGTTTGACAAGGCCATTGAGGGTTTCGGTGAGCTGTTCCGCTACCTGAGTTTCCAGGAGCTTGGCACGTCCACTGTGCAATCCCGTGCCCTTGGCGGCGTCGCCAACGGTACCGCCATTTTTTGCCTGCCCGGCTCCACCGGTGCCTGTCGCACCGCCTGGCGTGGCATACTCAGTGAACAACTGGATGCCCGCCATCGCCCCTGTAATTTTGTTGCCCATCTTAAACCCGCCAAGGAGTTGCCATCATCATGA
- the modA gene encoding molybdate ABC transporter substrate-binding protein produces the protein MMLVRLLVLLILLGGGTLGFARAETVTVAAAANIKFAMEDIARNFEQSSGHKLRVSYGSSGNFASQIRHGAPFELFLSADEQYVNRLQDAGVVQNNGVIYAYGRLALVAAKSSPLKLDNEFEGLRQLLKTGELKRFALANPDLAPYGERARALLQQADLWDAIKDKLVLGENVSQAAQFAISGSAQGGIVALSLAVAPQFRTKANYLPIPEDQHQPLAQRMVLMPRASAAANSFYQYLQGDEARKVFADYGFSLPTKAHGAP, from the coding sequence ATGATGTTAGTGCGTCTGCTTGTGCTGCTGATACTGCTGGGGGGTGGCACCCTCGGATTTGCCCGTGCCGAGACAGTCACTGTGGCGGCGGCAGCCAACATTAAGTTTGCCATGGAAGACATCGCCCGCAACTTTGAGCAGAGCTCTGGCCATAAGCTCAGGGTCAGTTATGGCTCATCGGGTAACTTTGCCTCACAAATCCGCCATGGCGCGCCCTTTGAGTTGTTTCTTTCCGCCGACGAGCAGTATGTAAACCGGCTGCAGGACGCCGGCGTGGTGCAAAACAACGGTGTTATCTACGCCTATGGCCGGTTGGCTTTGGTGGCAGCCAAGTCCTCGCCGCTGAAGCTGGATAATGAGTTTGAAGGTTTGCGGCAACTGCTTAAAACCGGCGAGCTCAAGCGCTTTGCTCTGGCCAATCCGGATTTAGCCCCCTACGGCGAACGCGCCAGAGCCCTGCTGCAACAGGCAGACCTGTGGGACGCCATCAAAGACAAATTGGTGTTGGGTGAAAACGTCTCTCAGGCGGCGCAATTTGCGATTTCCGGCTCGGCCCAGGGCGGCATAGTGGCTCTGTCGCTGGCGGTTGCACCCCAGTTTCGTACCAAGGCGAATTACCTCCCCATCCCGGAAGACCAGCATCAGCCGCTGGCACAGCGCATGGTGTTAATGCCGAGGGCTTCTGCTGCTGCCAATAGCTTTTACCAATATTTACAGGGAGATGAGGCACGTAAAGTCTTCGCCGACTATGGTTTCTCACTGCCGACCAAGGCCCACGGAGCGCCCTGA
- a CDS encoding ABC transporter ATP-binding protein, translated as MSGNAELQVQIRQTKGIRIEANFRCRAGEFLAVVGPSGGGKTTLLRMIAGLAKPESGSIRCGKRTWFDSEEGINCSPQHRHIGFVPQHFGLFPKLSALGNIMAALDHLPSHERRPRALAALEKVNLHGLTDRLPSQLSGGQKQRVALARALAREPRVLLLDEPFSAVDRETRERLYLELARLKAELNIPVIMVTHDLNEALLLADSMLLISQGHMLQHGTPQDVFSRPRNEAVARQMGLRNIFDAHVVAQDGAKGVTWLKFGDRLIASDSLPRVNIGDKVRWVIPNQGIRFNSIASGRLCRSFNILPIHIDSLLTLGESVRIEASVQDSGERLNVEIPLHLAHKLALTQGAATEVALKSDQVHIFEMIKA; from the coding sequence ATGAGCGGCAACGCTGAGCTTCAGGTACAGATTCGACAAACCAAAGGAATCCGCATCGAGGCCAATTTTCGCTGCCGTGCCGGTGAATTTCTGGCGGTGGTGGGCCCTTCGGGTGGCGGTAAAACAACACTGCTGAGGATGATTGCCGGGCTCGCCAAACCCGAGAGTGGCAGCATTCGCTGCGGTAAACGCACCTGGTTTGACAGTGAAGAGGGCATCAACTGCTCGCCCCAGCATAGGCATATAGGGTTTGTCCCTCAGCATTTTGGCCTGTTTCCCAAACTCAGTGCCCTTGGCAATATCATGGCTGCCCTTGACCATCTGCCCAGCCACGAGCGCAGGCCAAGAGCCCTGGCAGCGTTGGAAAAGGTCAATCTTCATGGTTTGACCGACCGCCTGCCTTCCCAGCTTTCCGGCGGCCAAAAGCAACGCGTTGCGCTGGCAAGAGCGCTGGCGCGGGAGCCCAGGGTATTACTGCTGGACGAGCCCTTCTCGGCCGTAGACCGTGAAACCCGGGAACGCCTCTATCTGGAACTGGCCCGGCTCAAAGCCGAGCTGAACATTCCGGTTATCATGGTGACCCATGACCTGAATGAAGCCCTGCTGCTTGCGGACAGTATGCTGCTGATTAGTCAGGGACATATGCTGCAGCACGGCACACCCCAGGACGTCTTTTCCCGTCCCCGCAACGAAGCCGTTGCCCGGCAAATGGGCCTGCGAAATATCTTCGATGCCCATGTGGTCGCCCAGGATGGCGCCAAGGGCGTGACCTGGCTGAAGTTCGGCGACCGCCTGATTGCCTCCGATAGCCTGCCCCGTGTAAACATTGGCGACAAGGTGCGCTGGGTGATCCCCAATCAGGGAATACGCTTCAACTCCATTGCCAGCGGCCGTTTGTGTCGCAGTTTCAATATTCTGCCTATCCATATCGACAGCCTGCTGACCCTGGGAGAATCGGTGCGGATAGAAGCCAGTGTCCAGGACTCGGGAGAAAGACTCAACGTCGAGATCCCGCTGCATCTGGCCCACAAACTGGCGCTTACGCAGGGCGCGGCCACCGAGGTAGCGCTCAAGTCAGATCAGGTACACATCTTCGAGATGATCAAAGCTTAA
- the moaC gene encoding cyclic pyranopterin monophosphate synthase MoaC codes for MMSAFTHLSDKGTAHMVDVTDKTVTEREARAEAYIEMAPATLAMILEGKHHKGDVFATARIAGIMAAKKTSDLIPLCHPLALTKVEVELEPEPEQSRVRITSLCKLSGKTGVEMEALTAASVAALTIYDMCKAVQKDMVISQVRLLEKRGGKSGHFKV; via the coding sequence ATCATGAGTGCTTTTACCCATTTGAGTGACAAGGGCACAGCCCATATGGTGGACGTCACGGATAAAACCGTGACCGAGCGCGAGGCCCGCGCCGAAGCCTACATAGAGATGGCCCCCGCCACACTGGCGATGATCCTCGAAGGCAAACATCACAAGGGTGACGTATTCGCCACCGCCCGCATCGCCGGTATCATGGCAGCCAAGAAAACCTCCGATCTGATTCCCCTCTGTCACCCGCTTGCGCTGACCAAAGTGGAAGTGGAACTGGAGCCGGAGCCGGAACAGAGCCGGGTCAGAATAACCAGTTTGTGCAAGCTGTCAGGAAAAACCGGAGTGGAAATGGAAGCCCTGACTGCCGCCTCCGTGGCCGCGCTGACCATTTACGACATGTGCAAAGCTGTCCAGAAGGACATGGTGATCTCTCAGGTACGTCTTTTGGAAAAACGTGGCGGAAAATCCGGCCACTTCAAGGTGTAA
- the moaE gene encoding molybdopterin synthase catalytic subunit MoaE, giving the protein MSQNRILVQTADFSVPGEYQRIAADNQDGAVVTFVGKVRDFNEGNQVSDLTLEHYPGMTEKVLEQIADQARERWPLNHLTIIHRVGTMHLGEQIVFIGVSSAHRKAAFAACEFLIDFLKTKAPFWKLETSDKGQGWVEARDADDQAAKAWEQ; this is encoded by the coding sequence ATGAGCCAAAACCGCATTCTGGTGCAAACCGCCGATTTCAGCGTGCCCGGGGAATACCAACGCATTGCCGCCGACAATCAGGATGGCGCCGTGGTGACCTTCGTCGGCAAAGTGCGTGACTTCAACGAAGGTAATCAGGTGAGCGACCTGACCCTGGAGCACTACCCCGGCATGACCGAAAAGGTGCTGGAACAAATCGCCGACCAGGCCCGTGAACGCTGGCCGCTGAATCACCTCACCATCATCCACAGGGTCGGTACTATGCACTTGGGTGAGCAAATTGTGTTTATCGGTGTCAGCAGTGCCCATCGCAAGGCGGCCTTCGCTGCCTGTGAGTTCCTTATCGACTTCCTAAAGACCAAGGCCCCCTTCTGGAAACTGGAAACCAGTGACAAGGGCCAAGGCTGGGTCGAGGCCCGCGATGCAGACGATCAGGCCGCCAAGGCCTGGGAGCAATAA
- the moaD gene encoding molybdopterin synthase sulfur carrier subunit yields the protein MINVLFFAQVRELLGESSLTLDAGEGTATADALRQTLANRSDKWAKVLASDKLLVAVNQTLCHWHTPIKDGDEVAFFPPVTGG from the coding sequence ATGATAAATGTGCTTTTTTTTGCTCAGGTACGTGAGCTCTTGGGTGAATCCTCTCTGACACTCGATGCCGGTGAAGGCACGGCAACCGCCGATGCACTGCGCCAAACCCTGGCAAATCGCAGCGACAAATGGGCCAAGGTATTGGCCTCTGACAAGCTGCTGGTAGCGGTGAACCAAACCCTGTGCCACTGGCACACGCCCATCAAGGATGGCGACGAAGTGGCCTTTTTCCCGCCGGTCACCGGAGGTTGA
- the modB gene encoding molybdate ABC transporter permease subunit: MDWQSLWLSGKLALVTVLILLPLCVFAGRALAYHQFRGKSLIEALIMVPLVLPPTVVGYYLLVSFGSESWLGQWLRDSFGIELVFHFSGLVLASILVNIPFALQPIQRAFEAIPVDVRDAAACCGMSKSKILTRIELPMIWPGLVTALVLTFSHVLGEFGVVLMMGGNISGETKTISIAIYDSVQAFDFDAAGIMSLILLLFAISALALTTSLSRRMGGQHERQR, from the coding sequence ATGGATTGGCAGTCGCTGTGGCTATCGGGCAAGCTGGCGCTGGTGACAGTGCTTATCCTGCTGCCGCTGTGCGTGTTTGCCGGGCGCGCCCTCGCCTATCATCAATTTCGCGGGAAGAGCCTGATTGAGGCCCTCATCATGGTGCCACTGGTCTTGCCCCCCACTGTGGTGGGTTACTATCTGCTGGTCAGCTTCGGCAGTGAGAGTTGGCTCGGCCAATGGCTCAGGGACAGCTTTGGCATTGAGCTGGTGTTCCATTTTTCAGGCCTGGTACTGGCGTCAATCTTGGTCAATATTCCCTTTGCGTTACAGCCCATACAGCGGGCCTTCGAAGCCATTCCCGTGGATGTGCGGGACGCCGCGGCATGCTGCGGCATGAGCAAAAGCAAAATCCTCACCCGCATAGAACTGCCGATGATCTGGCCCGGACTGGTCACCGCTCTGGTGCTCACCTTTTCCCATGTGCTGGGAGAATTTGGCGTCGTACTGATGATGGGCGGCAATATCAGCGGTGAAACCAAAACCATCTCCATAGCAATCTACGACAGCGTGCAGGCATTTGACTTCGACGCTGCCGGGATCATGTCGCTTATTCTGCTGCTTTTTGCCATCAGTGCACTGGCATTGACCACCAGTCTTTCACGTCGAATGGGAGGCCAGCATGAGCGGCAACGCTGA